The DNA segment ATGACCGTACGCCGCCGTTTCCCGGTATACAGGTTTTAGGAGGTCGAGCGTCCTGATTATTCCTGAAGGGCTCAGATCGAATACTTCTCTTACAGCCTCTGAAATTCTTTCCTCCGGAACCGTATTAGTGCCGAATGTCTCTACCATTACGGAGACAGGCTCCGCGATACCGATGGCGTAGGCGAGCTGAACCTCGCACTCCCTGGCGAAACCCGAGGCTACGACATTTTTAGCCACATAGCGCGCCATATACGCAGCGCTCCTGTCCACTTTTGAAGGGTCTTTTCCGGAGAACGCCCCCCCTCCGTGCCGCGCCCATCCTCCGTACGTGTCTATGATTATCTTTCTTCCCGTTAGCCCGGCATCGCCCATCGGGCCCCCCGTGACGAATCTGCCGGTGGGATTTATATATATTTTGGTTTTCTCGTTGATTAGCTCCTCGTCTATACAGGGTTTTATAACTTCCTCCCTGATTCCCTCGCTAATCGTTTTGTTATCCGCGTCAGCCGAGTGCTGGGAAGAGACCACTATCGCGTCAATACCTACAGGGACATTATTTTCGTAACGAACCGTGACCTGTGTTTTCCCGTCGGGTCTCAGGAATGGAAGGACGCCCTGTTTTCTCTTCTCGGAAAGCTTTTCGGCAAGCTTGTGCGCATATATTATCGGGGAAGGCATAAGCTCGGGGGTCTCAGCCGTAGCGTAACCGAACATCAAACCCTGGTCTCCCGCGCCCTGTTCCTTTTCCCCGCTCGAATTCACGCCTATCGCTATATCCTGAGACTGCTTGTCCACGGCTATCATGAGCCCGCACGTGCTCGCGTCGAATCCCATCGAGCTGTCCGTGTAACCGATTTCGGTTATTGTGTCTCTTACGATGTTGGAAATATCAACTATGGTGTTGGCTGTAATTTCCCCTGCCACTATTACAAGCCCCGTGGTGATAAGGGTTTCACAGGCGACCCTGCTGTGAGGGTCCCCGCCGATCATTGCGTCCAGGACGGCGTCCGATATCTGATCCGCCATCTTGTCCGGATGTCCCTCGGTTACAGATTCCGAGGTGAAAATAAAGTTTTTATTCGACATAGCTATTGTCCTTGTAATTGTCCTTCTTCAGGAATGAGAATTGGTCAACAAAAGCGAGTAGCGTAATTAATTTTAGGGGGTCTGTCAAGGCGGGCATAGGAAGAGACATGTGCCAATTCAATAAATAACTAGCGGTACATAACTCCCTTTTAAAACCGCCCGGTGTCATGGTATAATGCCTTCCCTGAAAGTATCCGCTTATTAACCATAGTCCGAATCGGGAAAAAGAAATTATGAGCAAACTGATAGCGCCATCTATACTATCGGCAGACTTTGTGAGACTGGGAGAGGAGGTAAGGGCTCTCAAGAAAGCGAAGGCCGACTGGATACATGTGGACGTGATGGACGGGCACTTCGTACCCAATATAACTATCGGGCTTCCGATAGTGGAAGCGCTCGGCAAGACCGATCCTCCGCCGATGGATATCCACCTCCAGATAGAGCACCCTGAGGAGTTCGCGGAGAAATTCATCGATGCCGGAGGGGACGCGGTCGTTGGAATTACGCTCCAGATAGAAACATGCAGACATCTTTACAGCGCCGTATCGGGAATAAAATCCCGCGGCGTGGGCGCGGGAGTAGCGCTCAGCCCCGCGACCCCTCTGTCCGTAATCGAGGAAATATTCGATTATGTGGATCTGATTCTCGTGATGACTGTAGAGCCGGGATTTCCGGGTCAGAAGTTCATAAGCTCTATGGTTCCCAAGGTTAAAAGGCTGCGTGAGATTATCGACAAGTCCGAACACAAGCCTCTCATACAAGTCGACGGCGGGATTAAGCTGGACAATGTCAAGCTCATCGCAGAGGCGGGCGCCGATGTCATTGTATCGGGCTCAGGGATATTTAATACGGGGGACTACGGGGAGACCATATCCCGGATGAAAGAAGAGATTGGAGCGGTTTGATTTGTTTCCCGGGCAGTCGCCGGAAAGAGTGAGCGGGTACCGCGCTTCTTTGGATTTTGACGCTATTGGTTTAGAATAGATATATCCTTATGATAAGCGGCCCCGATTACATAAAAGATGTGGAAAAATACTTCCTTTCTCTGGCGGGGGAGGGAATAATGCTCTCCTCAATGGACTATAGTCTCATCAGTGCGTGGAAGCAGAGGGGAGTGCCGAAAGAGCTGGTTTTAAGGGGAATAAACAGGGCGTTCGCCGAAGCGGGCGGAAAGAACAAACCGGATGCGGGAGTCCCTAAAAGTATCAGGCATTGCGCGGAGCATGTAGAAAGGTGCGTAGAGGGATACGGGCCCCAAACCCTCGAAAACAGTCCGGGTAACGTAAGGGATGTGAAATTTGACGGGGTTTTGAACGAGACTGCGGAAAAGCTGAGCGGTATTATAGACGCCGAGAAGAGGGAAGAGCTCAGGAATTATTATATAGACCTGAGAATAAGGATTCTGAGACTACGTGATTCGGAGAAAGAGAACCTACTAAAGCGGATAAACGGTGTTGAGGAAGAGTGTATGGAAGAGTTTTTCAGCGGCCTTTCGGAAGGTGAAAAAGAAAGAATAGTTTCTGACGCCGAGTCTCTTTTAAAAGATCGCGCCCGTTATATGACGGAGGATGCGTACAGGGAAAGCATGATTTCGTTCAGGAACGAGATTCTGGCGAACAGGCACGGAATAAAATCGGTGAGCTGATATATCTGTGATGAAAATGGCAAAGAATGATAAACGGCCCGGATGTGACGATTGTCACTGGTCGGGATTCATAGTAAACAGCAGGGGAAGCTACGCTACGGCTGAGCTGTGCGGGTGCGTGCTCAACTGCGGGGAGTGCGGGGGCGAGGGAAATATACTGTCTACGAACGAGAAAGGCTATTCCTATATCTCGTCCTGCGCGGTGTGCGGTGTCGTGAGAAGGAACGTAAGGCTCTACAATCTGGCTCGCATCCCGGCCAAATACTCGCACGTGCTGCAGGTGGACGCGGGGCTTTCGAGCCAGAGAGAAAGATCCTTTGAGAAAGCTCTTAAATACGCCAAGGAGGATTTTGTAAAGAAGTATCCGACAAAAAGGGGGTTTTTGCTTATGGGGCCGTCCGGGCTCGGAAAGACTCACCTCGCGATAGGAACTATTTCCGAGCTTACGCTGTATCACGGAGTCAGGTGCATGTTCAAGGACTTTTTCTATCTCCTCTCGGAGCTGAAGCAGGCGTATTCCGAAGGCACTCCCGAGAATACAATCATACAGCCGCTTACGGAAACCGATGTGCTCGTTATTGACGAGCTCGGAAAGGGGAGAAGCAACGAGTGGGAGCTTAATATTCTCGATCAGCTTATCTCTAAGCGCTACAACGCGTCTAAGAAAACACTAATCACTACAAACTATGTGTCGAGGGAAATTGCCAGAGAGAAGGGCGATACGGATGAAATCCTCGAAAAGAGGGTAGGGGAGCGGATCGCTTCGAGGCTCTTTGAGATGTGCGAGTTCCTGCATCTTGAAGGACGGGATTACAGGAAAGAAAAAAAGAAGGCCTAAAAGTTCCAGTATCCGGAATATTCCTTTTTTACTTTGTTTATTATTAAATCGGCTTCGGAGTTGCTTTCTGACGGCTCGTAACCGGAGTGTTTCTTGTCGAGGAGCTCTTCTGTTACCTCTTTTGTCGATATCCAGAGCCCGTCCAGGTTATAGCCGCCTTCGAGAATGAAGACAATTTTGCCTCCCGAGTATTTATCGGCAGCGTCCGTGAGAAATCTGGTCATCTTGGAGAACCCTTCGGGCGTTACCTTCATGCCCCCCAGGGGATCTTCATAATACGTATCGAAACCGGCGGATACGAGTATGAACTCCGGCCTGTACTGCTCGATTACCGGACCCAGTATCTCTCCGAATATTTTTAGATATTCATTGTCGCCCATGCCCGCGGGAAGCGGGACGTTTACGGTATAGCCTGCCCCTTCTCCCGCGCCGGTTTCGGACATACCTCCCGTGCCGGGGTAGTAGGGATACTGATGAGTGGAAAAATATAGCACATTGGATTTGTCGTAGAACATATGCTGCGTCCCGTTTCCGTGATGGAGATCCCAGTCGACGATAAGCACGCGGTCAAGCCCTTTTATTTCCGTCAAATATGCCCCTCCCACGGCTACATGGTTGAATAGACAGAAACCCATAGCCCTGTCCGCCTCCGCGTGGTGTCCGGGCGGGCGCACGAGGGGGAAAGCCCTGTCTACGTAGCCTTCGAGGACGCCGTCTATTGCCGAGAGCATTCCGCCCGAGGCCCTTACGGCGGCGTCGAACGAGACCGGGCAGGTAGAGGTATCGGCGTCGAGGAATACCTTCGGTTTTCCTCTGGTAAATGCGATTTTGTCGAAGTATTCAGGGGTATGGACGAGTGTTATCTCTTCTTTTGTCGCGTCCCTGGGCTCGATCCTTACGACCTCGTCCATGAGCTTAGTGAATTTAAGCATGTCCACGATCGCGAGTATCCTCTCCCGGGATTCCGGATGCCCCATTCCGTTGTCGTGATCCACATATAACCTGTCAAGTACGATTCCGACTCTGGACATGTTGTTGACCCCCTCGGGGAATTAAATCCTAGCACAGTATATGGACTTACTCAAAGCTCAAGTGAAATTACCTGTGAAGAGCTTTTACCGCTCCTGTCAGATATATGGACCCCGCAATACAGGAGTGCCCGTTCATCCTCATTATTTCTTCGAATGATTTTCGGTAATCCTCTATTACGCGAATATTGCAGGAGAGATATTTGGACGCGATCTTTGACAGCTTACCCGCTTCCATGCGCCTCTCGGAGGGCACATCCGTAATTAAAAGCTCGTTTGCTATCTGAGAAATCTCCCTGAAAAAAGATGCGTGGTTTTTGTCGCTCAGCATTCCCACCAGGAAAGTGAACTTTGTTCCGGGAAACATTTGTTCGAGGGATTTGACCAGGGCTTTCGCGCCTCCCTCGTTGTGCGCGCTGTCCAGTACTATCAGGGGGTCTTTTCTCAATATTTCCAGCCGCCCATTCCAGCTGATCCCGGAAAGCCCTCTTCTGAGAGCTTTCTCATCGATCTGAATCCCGCTGTGTTGAGAGAGGGCTTCGAGAGCCGAGAGCGCGACCGAGAGGTTTTCAATCTGGTAAAGCCCGGTCAGATTGGATTTAATACGTGTTAGCTCCCACAAGGGGCCTCTGTAGGTAAAGTTGCCGGGGCTTTCTCCCGCAGATATGAAATCCCTGCCGTAGACGCTCACGGGCGAGGAGTTATCGGCTGCGGTTTTAAGGATCACGTGAAGGGCCCTGCCTTTTGCCGCGGTGATAACAGGGACTTGTTTTTTTATTATGCATGCTTTCTCTTTCGCGATATCGCTTATCGTGTTGCCGAGGAATTCGGTATGATCTTTCGTGATATTGGTTATCACGGATACGAGGGGAGTTATCACGTTTGTCGCATCCCACCTGCCGCCCATACCGACCTCGAGCACATTGTAATCAACCCCTTTTTCTGCGAAATAGAGGAAAGCCGAAGCGGTCAGTACCTCAAAGTAGCTGGGGTCTTCGCCCAGGGACGATTCAGCGGCCTCTTTTACTCTTATAATGATTTCATCGAGTTCGGGCGGACTGATCTCTTTGCCGTTTATTTGTATCCGTTCCGTGATGTTGATAAGATGAGGGGAGGTGTACAATCCGGTGGAGTAACCCTGTGCGCTCAATACTGATGAAATCGCCGACGCGACAGACCCCTTGCCGTTTGTCCCGGCTATTATGACGCCCGGGACTTTTCCCTCCGGGCTGCCCAGTCTTTTGAGCAGTTTGTTTATACGGCCGAGTCCGGGCTTTATTTTGTTGAGACCGAGAGAATTCAGATAATCGGTAGCATAGGACATTTTATTCGTACCGGTAAAACAACAATTCTATCATAATATTTCCAGGGGCTTCGGACCGCAGCAAATCTTTAATGGTAATTATTTCCATTTAACAGTGTTCACCTCTTGATATTACTTTCATTCTAGTTTATTATTGATATTAAATATCAAAATCGCAAAGGAGCTTCAAAATGACTCCTATAGCTAAAAGGAAAATGGACAGAAGAAAGACTTTTAACGAATTCATTGTCAAGAAGCGGCTCAAATCAACCAAACAAAGGGATATTATCTTCGATGAATTCTTTACTCATTATCTCGGCAAGCACGTAACCGTCGAGGAACTCTATGAGGATATCAAACAGAAATATCCTTTTATAGGATTTGCGACCGTTTACAGAACCCTCAAGCTGTTCAGAGAATCAGGTATTGCGTTCGAGAGGAACTTCGGGGACGGCAAGGCGAGGTACGAGCCCATTCGGTCTGAAAAGGAGCACCATCACCATATGATTTGCAACGAATGCGGCAAGATCTATGAATTCGCCAATAATCAGGTCGAATCCTGCCTGAATCAGATAGCGAAATTGAACGAGTTCAAATTAACCAACCACAAGCTCGAAATCTACGGGCTTTGCTCGGAATGCAGGAATTCGAAATAACGAGTTTTTCCCCTTGAGACGTACGGGAGGGTAGGGGGAAAGACGGCTTCTGGCTCGCGGCGGACTATTCCAAAAGCTCGCTCATCTCTCTGACCGCGCGCTCCACCCCGACGATTACAGACCTCGATATTATACTGTGTCCTATATTCAGCTCCTCTATTTCTTTTATCCCGGCTACTGGCCCGACGTTTATGTAATCGAGACCGTGTCCGGCCGCGACCCTCAAGCCCAGGGCTGAGGCTTTTTTCGCGGCTTTCTCTATTTTTTTTAACTCCCGCGCCCTCTGAGATTCATGAACGGCCTCGGCGTAGGCGCCTGTGTGAATTTCGACCATTTGTGCTTCTGTTTTTTTTGAAGCCTTTATCTGAGCCGGGTCGGGATCGATGAAAAGGCTCACGAAAAGCCCGTTCTTTCTGAGCGCTTTGACGTATTGTGTTAAGGCTTTCAGGTTTTTCTCAACATCGAGACCGCCTTCGGTGGTCAGCTCCTCCCTTTTCTCGGGCACCAGAGTTACCATGTCCGGCTTTACATCACACGCGATTTCAAGCATCTCGTCCGTGGGAGCCATTTCCATATTCAGTTTCGACTTGACGGTTTGCCTGAGTATTCTGATGTCTCTTTCCTGTACGTGCCTTCTGTCCTCTCTCAGATGCGCCACTATGCCGCGGGCTCCCGCGAGCTCGGAGAGATACGCGGCTAAAACGGGATCTGGCTCATTGCCGCCTCGGGCCTGACGCACGGTAGCCACGTGATCGATATTCACATTTAATTCCGGCATTAAGGGCTCGCTCCTATATCCCTCTCAATAGTGTCCGCGAGCTCGGTGGCGATCTCTTTTATAAGCGCCGGGTTTTCTCCCTCGACCATTACTCTCGATATGGGTTCGGTGCCCGAATACCGGATGTTTATGCGGCCTTTGCCGTTAAGCCTTTCCTCGTTCAGGGTCATGAGTTCAGGAAGACCCCTGATTTCTTTTAAATCCTTTCTTTGCCGTATCCTCACATTAACTAGCAGTTGCGGATAGAGTTCTATGATTTTTGCGAGATCGGATAATTTCTTCTCCTTTTTTCTCATTATCGCGAGCACCTGGAGCGCGGCCAGGGTTCCGTCCCCTGTAGTGGTGTGGTCGAGAAAAATGATATGGCCCGACTGCTCTCCACCGAGATTACAGTTCATTTGTCTCATGGCCTCAACCACATATCTGTCGCCTACCTCGGTTCTGATAAAATCGATGCCCTTTCCGCGAATGAAGTTTTCAAGCGCCATATTGCTCATAAGGGTCGTGATTACCGCTTTGCCCCTCAGCTTTCCGTTATTAATCATTTCATCGGCGCATATAGCTATGATCTTATCCCCGTCTACGATGTCGCCGTTCTCATCGCAGAATATTACCCTGTCGGCATCCCCGTCGAGAGCTATCCCCAGGTCGGCCCCCATCTCTATAACTTTTTTCCTCAGCAGTTCCGGTTTGAGCGAGCCGCAGTCCGTGTTTATATTCTTTCCGTCGGGGTGAACGCCTATACTTGTAACGTCCGCTCCCAACTCCTGAAATATGGTAGGCGATACCTTGTACGCGGCCCCGTTTGCACAGTCGAGGACGATTTTTATTCCTTCCAGTGAAAGGGTGTCCGGAAAAGAGTTCTTGGCAAACACTACATATCTTCCCGGAGCGTCGTCTATCCTGAATGCTTTTCCTATATCGTCGGGGGATGCTTTAAAATGGTTCCCCCCGATTTTTTCCATCAGGTTCTCTATCTCCAGCTCTTCTTCATCGGGAAGCTTGAAACCGTGTCTGTCGAATATTTTGATTCCGTTATCCTCGTAGGGATTGTGCGAGGCCGATATGACTATGCCCGCATC comes from the Deltaproteobacteria bacterium genome and includes:
- the metK gene encoding methionine adenosyltransferase, with product MSNKNFIFTSESVTEGHPDKMADQISDAVLDAMIGGDPHSRVACETLITTGLVIVAGEITANTIVDISNIVRDTITEIGYTDSSMGFDASTCGLMIAVDKQSQDIAIGVNSSGEKEQGAGDQGLMFGYATAETPELMPSPIIYAHKLAEKLSEKRKQGVLPFLRPDGKTQVTVRYENNVPVGIDAIVVSSQHSADADNKTISEGIREEVIKPCIDEELINEKTKIYINPTGRFVTGGPMGDAGLTGRKIIIDTYGGWARHGGGAFSGKDPSKVDRSAAYMARYVAKNVVASGFARECEVQLAYAIGIAEPVSVMVETFGTNTVPEERISEAVREVFDLSPSGIIRTLDLLKPVYRETAAYGHFGRSGSGFTWEKTDKIHDLERAVG
- a CDS encoding pyridoxine 5'-phosphate synthase; translation: MPELNVNIDHVATVRQARGGNEPDPVLAAYLSELAGARGIVAHLREDRRHVQERDIRILRQTVKSKLNMEMAPTDEMLEIACDVKPDMVTLVPEKREELTTEGGLDVEKNLKALTQYVKALRKNGLFVSLFIDPDPAQIKASKKTEAQMVEIHTGAYAEAVHESQRARELKKIEKAAKKASALGLRVAAGHGLDYINVGPVAGIKEIEELNIGHSIISRSVIVGVERAVREMSELLE
- a CDS encoding ATP-binding protein, yielding MAKNDKRPGCDDCHWSGFIVNSRGSYATAELCGCVLNCGECGGEGNILSTNEKGYSYISSCAVCGVVRRNVRLYNLARIPAKYSHVLQVDAGLSSQRERSFEKALKYAKEDFVKKYPTKRGFLLMGPSGLGKTHLAIGTISELTLYHGVRCMFKDFFYLLSELKQAYSEGTPENTIIQPLTETDVLVIDELGKGRSNEWELNILDQLISKRYNASKKTLITTNYVSREIAREKGDTDEILEKRVGERIASRLFEMCEFLHLEGRDYRKEKKKA
- the glmM gene encoding phosphoglucosamine mutase; translated protein: MKKTGKRLFGTDGIRGLANQDPMTPEMSLRLGKALTYILKQGKPDSHKPKIVIGKDTRLSGYIFEQALSSGIASMGADVLLVGPLPTPAIAFITSSMRADAGIVISASHNPYEDNGIKIFDRHGFKLPDEEELEIENLMEKIGGNHFKASPDDIGKAFRIDDAPGRYVVFAKNSFPDTLSLEGIKIVLDCANGAAYKVSPTIFQELGADVTSIGVHPDGKNINTDCGSLKPELLRKKVIEMGADLGIALDGDADRVIFCDENGDIVDGDKIIAICADEMINNGKLRGKAVITTLMSNMALENFIRGKGIDFIRTEVGDRYVVEAMRQMNCNLGGEQSGHIIFLDHTTTGDGTLAALQVLAIMRKKEKKLSDLAKIIELYPQLLVNVRIRQRKDLKEIRGLPELMTLNEERLNGKGRINIRYSGTEPISRVMVEGENPALIKEIATELADTIERDIGASP
- the rpe gene encoding ribulose-phosphate 3-epimerase, which produces MSKLIAPSILSADFVRLGEEVRALKKAKADWIHVDVMDGHFVPNITIGLPIVEALGKTDPPPMDIHLQIEHPEEFAEKFIDAGGDAVVGITLQIETCRHLYSAVSGIKSRGVGAGVALSPATPLSVIEEIFDYVDLILVMTVEPGFPGQKFISSMVPKVKRLREIIDKSEHKPLIQVDGGIKLDNVKLIAEAGADVIVSGSGIFNTGDYGETISRMKEEIGAV
- a CDS encoding histone deacetylase → MSRVGIVLDRLYVDHDNGMGHPESRERILAIVDMLKFTKLMDEVVRIEPRDATKEEITLVHTPEYFDKIAFTRGKPKVFLDADTSTCPVSFDAAVRASGGMLSAIDGVLEGYVDRAFPLVRPPGHHAEADRAMGFCLFNHVAVGGAYLTEIKGLDRVLIVDWDLHHGNGTQHMFYDKSNVLYFSTHQYPYYPGTGGMSETGAGEGAGYTVNVPLPAGMGDNEYLKIFGEILGPVIEQYRPEFILVSAGFDTYYEDPLGGMKVTPEGFSKMTRFLTDAADKYSGGKIVFILEGGYNLDGLWISTKEVTEELLDKKHSGYEPSESNSEADLIINKVKKEYSGYWNF
- a CDS encoding transcriptional repressor — encoded protein: MTPIAKRKMDRRKTFNEFIVKKRLKSTKQRDIIFDEFFTHYLGKHVTVEELYEDIKQKYPFIGFATVYRTLKLFRESGIAFERNFGDGKARYEPIRSEKEHHHHMICNECGKIYEFANNQVESCLNQIAKLNEFKLTNHKLEIYGLCSECRNSK
- a CDS encoding folylpolyglutamate synthase/dihydrofolate synthase family protein; this encodes MSYATDYLNSLGLNKIKPGLGRINKLLKRLGSPEGKVPGVIIAGTNGKGSVASAISSVLSAQGYSTGLYTSPHLINITERIQINGKEISPPELDEIIIRVKEAAESSLGEDPSYFEVLTASAFLYFAEKGVDYNVLEVGMGGRWDATNVITPLVSVITNITKDHTEFLGNTISDIAKEKACIIKKQVPVITAAKGRALHVILKTAADNSSPVSVYGRDFISAGESPGNFTYRGPLWELTRIKSNLTGLYQIENLSVALSALEALSQHSGIQIDEKALRRGLSGISWNGRLEILRKDPLIVLDSAHNEGGAKALVKSLEQMFPGTKFTFLVGMLSDKNHASFFREISQIANELLITDVPSERRMEAGKLSKIASKYLSCNIRVIEDYRKSFEEIMRMNGHSCIAGSIYLTGAVKALHR